In Triticum urartu cultivar G1812 chromosome 6, Tu2.1, whole genome shotgun sequence, the following proteins share a genomic window:
- the LOC125514954 gene encoding uncharacterized protein LOC125514954 isoform X4, translating into MRGRERRGGVAGPDRRPLPLHQQAFSTAGCTTARKPPVFFHSINTISAAGSACHSGNEARTGWSSGFCYYLANSFVRHVTDGKCKKKAPRKIHKSKRQKHKRVLLNDLLGELIKMLAIPLSLEAPPPATFSWSPPPGTATRGSDAQDESLLSFSERECLVYLSLWIYSMSFLHWAALLRKSLMMPQEQELKVVCRTMFPHGRRRAILYYYNVHFQYNQKYDTDCQLCVHAGCAFMQYFTHEIEELCRRVIQVLRRNGPNSFSEEISRWSLLYHL; encoded by the exons atgagagggagagagagaagaggTGGTGTAGCAGGGCCGGACCGCCGTCCTCTTCCACTCCATCAACAGGCTTTCTCAACAGCAGGCTGCACCACCGCTCGAAAGCCACCGGTCTTCTTCCACTCCATCAATA CAATTTCAGCGGCAGGGAGTGCTTGCCATAGTGGAAACGAAGCAAGAACTGGATGGAGCTCAGGATTTTGCTACTACCTTGCTAATAGCTTTGTGAG GCATGTCACCGATGGCAAGTGCAAGAAGAAAGCACCAAGGAAAATCCACAAATCCAAGAGGCAGAAGCATAAGCGTGTCCTGCTCAATGATCTCTTGGGTGAACTTATCAAAATGCTAG CCATCCCACTCTCCCTGGAAGCCCCGCCCCCTGCTACATTTTCATGGTCACCGCCCCCAGGAACGGCTACAAGAGGAAGCGACGCACAAG ATGAATCTTTGTTGTCTTTTTCAGAAAGGGAATGTCTGGTATATCTTTCTTTGTGGATTTATTCAATGAGTTTTCTACATTGGGCTGCATTGTTAAGAAAGAGTTTGATGATGCCACAAGAGCAAGAATTAAAAGTCGTTTGTAGAACCATGTTTCCTCATGGCAGGAGGCGAGCAATACTTTACTATTACAATGTTCATTTTCAATACAATCAGAAGTATGACACTGATTGTCAATTGTGCGTTCATGCAGGTTGCGCGTTCATGCAATACTTTACCCATGAAATAGAAGAGTTGTGCAGGCGTGTGATTCAAGTTCTTCGACGGAATGGGCCCAACTCATTCAGTGAAGAAATTTCAAG ATGGAGTCTTCTTTACCACTTATAA
- the LOC125514954 gene encoding uncharacterized protein LOC125514954 isoform X2, producing MRGRERRGGVAGPDRRPLPLHQQAFSTAGCTTARKPPVFFHSINTAGSACHSGNEARTGWSSGFCYYLANSFVRHVTDGKCKKKAPRKIHKSKRQKHKRVLLNDLLGELIKMLAIPLSLEAPPPATFSWSPPPGTATRGSDAQDESLLSFSERECLVYLSLWIYSMSFLHWAALLRKSLMMPQEQELKVVCRTMFPHGRRRAILYYYNVHFQYNQKYDTDCQLCVHAGCAFMQYFTHEIEELCRRVIQVLRRNGPNSFSEEISRGKRLINLKRMVWNGGVDSYRSCIISTI from the exons atgagagggagagagagaagaggTGGTGTAGCAGGGCCGGACCGCCGTCCTCTTCCACTCCATCAACAGGCTTTCTCAACAGCAGGCTGCACCACCGCTCGAAAGCCACCGGTCTTCTTCCACTCCATCAATA CGGCAGGGAGTGCTTGCCATAGTGGAAACGAAGCAAGAACTGGATGGAGCTCAGGATTTTGCTACTACCTTGCTAATAGCTTTGTGAG GCATGTCACCGATGGCAAGTGCAAGAAGAAAGCACCAAGGAAAATCCACAAATCCAAGAGGCAGAAGCATAAGCGTGTCCTGCTCAATGATCTCTTGGGTGAACTTATCAAAATGCTAG CCATCCCACTCTCCCTGGAAGCCCCGCCCCCTGCTACATTTTCATGGTCACCGCCCCCAGGAACGGCTACAAGAGGAAGCGACGCACAAG ATGAATCTTTGTTGTCTTTTTCAGAAAGGGAATGTCTGGTATATCTTTCTTTGTGGATTTATTCAATGAGTTTTCTACATTGGGCTGCATTGTTAAGAAAGAGTTTGATGATGCCACAAGAGCAAGAATTAAAAGTCGTTTGTAGAACCATGTTTCCTCATGGCAGGAGGCGAGCAATACTTTACTATTACAATGTTCATTTTCAATACAATCAGAAGTATGACACTGATTGTCAATTGTGCGTTCATGCAGGTTGCGCGTTCATGCAATACTTTACCCATGAAATAGAAGAGTTGTGCAGGCGTGTGATTCAAGTTCTTCGACGGAATGGGCCCAACTCATTCAGTGAAGAAATTTCAAG
- the LOC125514954 gene encoding uncharacterized protein LOC125514954 isoform X1, which translates to MRGRERRGGVAGPDRRPLPLHQQAFSTAGCTTARKPPVFFHSINTISAAGSACHSGNEARTGWSSGFCYYLANSFVRHVTDGKCKKKAPRKIHKSKRQKHKRVLLNDLLGELIKMLAIPLSLEAPPPATFSWSPPPGTATRGSDAQDESLLSFSERECLVYLSLWIYSMSFLHWAALLRKSLMMPQEQELKVVCRTMFPHGRRRAILYYYNVHFQYNQKYDTDCQLCVHAGCAFMQYFTHEIEELCRRVIQVLRRNGPNSFSEEISRGKRLINLKRMVWNGGVDSYRSCIISTI; encoded by the exons atgagagggagagagagaagaggTGGTGTAGCAGGGCCGGACCGCCGTCCTCTTCCACTCCATCAACAGGCTTTCTCAACAGCAGGCTGCACCACCGCTCGAAAGCCACCGGTCTTCTTCCACTCCATCAATA CAATTTCAGCGGCAGGGAGTGCTTGCCATAGTGGAAACGAAGCAAGAACTGGATGGAGCTCAGGATTTTGCTACTACCTTGCTAATAGCTTTGTGAG GCATGTCACCGATGGCAAGTGCAAGAAGAAAGCACCAAGGAAAATCCACAAATCCAAGAGGCAGAAGCATAAGCGTGTCCTGCTCAATGATCTCTTGGGTGAACTTATCAAAATGCTAG CCATCCCACTCTCCCTGGAAGCCCCGCCCCCTGCTACATTTTCATGGTCACCGCCCCCAGGAACGGCTACAAGAGGAAGCGACGCACAAG ATGAATCTTTGTTGTCTTTTTCAGAAAGGGAATGTCTGGTATATCTTTCTTTGTGGATTTATTCAATGAGTTTTCTACATTGGGCTGCATTGTTAAGAAAGAGTTTGATGATGCCACAAGAGCAAGAATTAAAAGTCGTTTGTAGAACCATGTTTCCTCATGGCAGGAGGCGAGCAATACTTTACTATTACAATGTTCATTTTCAATACAATCAGAAGTATGACACTGATTGTCAATTGTGCGTTCATGCAGGTTGCGCGTTCATGCAATACTTTACCCATGAAATAGAAGAGTTGTGCAGGCGTGTGATTCAAGTTCTTCGACGGAATGGGCCCAACTCATTCAGTGAAGAAATTTCAAG
- the LOC125514954 gene encoding uncharacterized protein LOC125514954 isoform X3 encodes MRGRERRGGVAGPDRRPLPLHQQAFSTAGCTTARKPPVFFHSINTISAAGSACHSGNEARTGWSSGFCYYLANSFVRHVTDGKCKKKAPRKIHKSKRQKHKRVLLNDLLGELIKMLAIPLSLEAPPPATFSWSPPPGTATRGSDAQERECLVYLSLWIYSMSFLHWAALLRKSLMMPQEQELKVVCRTMFPHGRRRAILYYYNVHFQYNQKYDTDCQLCVHAGCAFMQYFTHEIEELCRRVIQVLRRNGPNSFSEEISRGKRLINLKRMVWNGGVDSYRSCIISTI; translated from the exons atgagagggagagagagaagaggTGGTGTAGCAGGGCCGGACCGCCGTCCTCTTCCACTCCATCAACAGGCTTTCTCAACAGCAGGCTGCACCACCGCTCGAAAGCCACCGGTCTTCTTCCACTCCATCAATA CAATTTCAGCGGCAGGGAGTGCTTGCCATAGTGGAAACGAAGCAAGAACTGGATGGAGCTCAGGATTTTGCTACTACCTTGCTAATAGCTTTGTGAG GCATGTCACCGATGGCAAGTGCAAGAAGAAAGCACCAAGGAAAATCCACAAATCCAAGAGGCAGAAGCATAAGCGTGTCCTGCTCAATGATCTCTTGGGTGAACTTATCAAAATGCTAG CCATCCCACTCTCCCTGGAAGCCCCGCCCCCTGCTACATTTTCATGGTCACCGCCCCCAGGAACGGCTACAAGAGGAAGCGACGCACAAG AAAGGGAATGTCTGGTATATCTTTCTTTGTGGATTTATTCAATGAGTTTTCTACATTGGGCTGCATTGTTAAGAAAGAGTTTGATGATGCCACAAGAGCAAGAATTAAAAGTCGTTTGTAGAACCATGTTTCCTCATGGCAGGAGGCGAGCAATACTTTACTATTACAATGTTCATTTTCAATACAATCAGAAGTATGACACTGATTGTCAATTGTGCGTTCATGCAGGTTGCGCGTTCATGCAATACTTTACCCATGAAATAGAAGAGTTGTGCAGGCGTGTGATTCAAGTTCTTCGACGGAATGGGCCCAACTCATTCAGTGAAGAAATTTCAAG
- the LOC125514954 gene encoding uncharacterized protein LOC125514954 isoform X5 → MRGRERRGGVAGPDRRPLPLHQQAFSTAGCTTARKPPVFFHSINTISAAGSACHSGNEARTGWSSGFCYYLANSFVRHVTDGKCKKKAPRKIHKSKRQKHKRVLLNDLLGELIKMLAIPLSLEAPPPATFSWSPPPGTATRGSDAQDESLLSFSERECLVYLSLWIYSMSFLHWAALLRKSLMMPQEQELKVVCRTMFPHGRRLRVHAILYP, encoded by the exons atgagagggagagagagaagaggTGGTGTAGCAGGGCCGGACCGCCGTCCTCTTCCACTCCATCAACAGGCTTTCTCAACAGCAGGCTGCACCACCGCTCGAAAGCCACCGGTCTTCTTCCACTCCATCAATA CAATTTCAGCGGCAGGGAGTGCTTGCCATAGTGGAAACGAAGCAAGAACTGGATGGAGCTCAGGATTTTGCTACTACCTTGCTAATAGCTTTGTGAG GCATGTCACCGATGGCAAGTGCAAGAAGAAAGCACCAAGGAAAATCCACAAATCCAAGAGGCAGAAGCATAAGCGTGTCCTGCTCAATGATCTCTTGGGTGAACTTATCAAAATGCTAG CCATCCCACTCTCCCTGGAAGCCCCGCCCCCTGCTACATTTTCATGGTCACCGCCCCCAGGAACGGCTACAAGAGGAAGCGACGCACAAG ATGAATCTTTGTTGTCTTTTTCAGAAAGGGAATGTCTGGTATATCTTTCTTTGTGGATTTATTCAATGAGTTTTCTACATTGGGCTGCATTGTTAAGAAAGAGTTTGATGATGCCACAAGAGCAAGAATTAAAAGTCGTTTGTAGAACCATGTTTCCTCATGGCAGGAG GTTGCGCGTTCATGCAATACTTTACCCATGA